From the genome of Saccharomyces eubayanus strain FM1318 chromosome X, whole genome shotgun sequence, one region includes:
- the ROQ1 gene encoding Roq1p: MLRKSTSTIYTTHKKSNSSILRSRKDQTKVDPLVEEYPMGDFGTTNQPAQPSVIYYFVELTNAGIQENTSSNNNNNNNNNNNHDGGESGARYGHGSSLGGNVHLRRYS, encoded by the coding sequence atgTTAAGAAAAAGCACTTCAACCATATACACAACACACAAGAaaagcaacagcagcataCTCAGGAGCCGGAAGGACCAGACCAAGGTGGACCCATTAGTAGAAGAATATCCCATGGGTGATTTCGGGACCACTAATCAACCCGCCCAGCCTAGTGTGATATACTACTTTGTGGAGTTGACCAATGCAGGcatacaagaaaatacaagtagcaacaacaacaacaacaataacaacaacaataaccaTGACGGTGGTGAGAGCGGTGCCCGCTACGGCCACGGCAGCAGTCTGGGCGGGAACGTCCACTTGCGGCGTTATTCGTAA